In Herbaspirillum sp. WKF16, one genomic interval encodes:
- a CDS encoding enoyl-CoA hydratase-related protein, translated as MTEAAHLDIDSRGVATITLNRPDVHNAFDDKLIAHLIALIGQARNDARTRVLLLASIGKSFSAGADLGWMRRMADASREDNLRDARNLALLMETLNSFPAPVVAKVQGAVMGGGVGLVSCCDIAIASEAAFFALSEVKLGLAPAAISPYVVAKMGVSQARRYFVSGERFSAIRAAAVGLVHEVVLATELDEKIEHTLAALLANGPQAMRAAKQLAQAANALKVTPELAEYTAGVIADLRASDEGREGLRAFLEKTAPSWTVKH; from the coding sequence ATGACAGAGGCAGCCCATCTCGACATCGACAGCCGCGGCGTCGCCACCATCACGCTGAATCGTCCCGACGTTCACAACGCCTTCGACGACAAGCTGATCGCCCACCTGATCGCCCTGATCGGCCAGGCCCGGAACGACGCGCGCACCCGCGTGTTGCTGTTGGCGTCCATCGGCAAGTCCTTCTCGGCCGGCGCCGACCTGGGCTGGATGCGGCGCATGGCCGATGCCTCGCGCGAGGACAACCTGCGCGACGCGCGCAACCTGGCGCTGCTGATGGAAACCCTGAACAGCTTCCCGGCGCCGGTGGTGGCCAAGGTGCAGGGCGCGGTGATGGGCGGGGGCGTGGGACTGGTGTCGTGCTGCGATATCGCCATCGCTTCGGAGGCGGCCTTCTTCGCGCTCTCCGAGGTCAAGCTTGGACTGGCGCCGGCGGCCATCAGCCCGTATGTGGTCGCCAAGATGGGCGTGTCGCAGGCGCGCCGCTATTTCGTGTCGGGCGAGCGCTTCTCGGCCATCCGCGCGGCGGCGGTGGGGCTGGTGCATGAGGTGGTGCTGGCCACCGAGCTGGATGAAAAGATCGAGCACACGCTGGCGGCGCTGCTGGCCAACGGGCCGCAAGCCATGCGCGCGGCCAAGCAGCTGGCGCAGGCCGCCAATGCGCTGAAGGTGACGCCGGAACTGGCCGAGTACACGGCCGGCGTGATCGCCGACCTGCGCGCCTCCGACGAAGGCCGCGAGGGCTTGCGCGCCTTCCTGGAGAAGACCGCCCCGTCCTGGACGGTGAAGCACTGA
- a CDS encoding RNA polymerase sigma factor: MQAIPDNQAMSDKDSEITATVLRERTRLGGFIRRRVADAGEAEDILQDVFHEFVQAYRLPEPIEQVSAWLFRVARNRIIDRFRKKKEAPLAEPDDIDDFESADGAWRLELALPAADDGPEAAYARSVLLETLQEALEELPENQREVFVAHELDGTSFKDMAAATGTSLNTLLARKRYAVLHLRKRLQAVYDELEM; the protein is encoded by the coding sequence ATGCAGGCGATTCCCGACAACCAGGCAATGAGCGACAAGGACAGCGAGATCACCGCCACCGTGCTGCGCGAGCGCACGCGGCTGGGCGGCTTCATCCGCCGCCGCGTGGCCGACGCCGGCGAGGCCGAGGACATCCTCCAGGATGTGTTCCACGAGTTCGTCCAGGCCTACCGCTTGCCCGAGCCGATCGAGCAGGTCAGCGCCTGGCTGTTCCGGGTGGCGCGCAACCGCATCATCGACCGCTTCCGCAAGAAGAAGGAAGCGCCGCTGGCCGAGCCCGACGACATCGACGACTTCGAGTCCGCCGACGGCGCCTGGCGCCTGGAGCTGGCGCTGCCGGCCGCCGATGACGGCCCCGAGGCTGCCTACGCCCGCTCGGTGCTGCTGGAAACCCTGCAAGAGGCGCTCGAAGAGCTGCCTGAGAACCAACGCGAGGTATTCGTCGCGCATGAACTCGACGGCACCAGTTTCAAGGACATGGCGGCCGCCACCGGCACCAGCCTCAACACATTGCTGGCGCGCAAGCGCTATGCGGTCCTGCATCTGCGCAAGCGGCTGCAGGCGGTTTATGACGAATTGGAGATGTGA
- a CDS encoding methyl-accepting chemotaxis protein, giving the protein MRHLPPDVPDAADSEEQGYAYPEHATLMSTTDTGSLVTYANSTFLAVSGFSSAQLLGQPHNIVRHADMPKEAFADMWATLRRGDAWTALVKNRRADGRHYWVRANVTPIRREGEVQGYLSVRTRPAPQEIAAAAALYQSFREGRARGLRFYKGLVVRTGLMSWTRLGQVMPVRWRLRAALGGAAAASLAAQWLASGSPFSAAGAVMLASLGLAGAWLEYRIARPLAGVLEQAKAVAAGQPAEAPGLNRADEIGLLLRAVNQSGLNLRALLDDVSVQIDGLAEANRQIAGDNDDLRHRTAETNAHLQQTAAAAEQMAAAVQHSAQTAQAAHALARETSDTAARGSEVVMQVVRTMREIAQSSEKIGEINTLIDSIAFQTNILALNAAVEAARAGEAGRGFAVVAGEVRNLAQRSAGAARGIKQLIAESVSKSEAGARRAETAGREMGVIVDEVHRLSALIGEMSTSAGEQSLGVAQVSESALMLDGMTQKNADMVEHSAGAVADMQARMETLASAVAVFGRR; this is encoded by the coding sequence ATGCGCCACCTGCCGCCGGACGTCCCCGATGCCGCCGACAGCGAGGAGCAAGGCTACGCCTATCCCGAACACGCCACGCTGATGTCCACCACGGACACCGGAAGCCTGGTCACCTACGCCAACTCCACCTTCCTCGCAGTGAGCGGATTTTCATCCGCGCAGTTGCTGGGCCAGCCGCACAACATCGTGCGCCATGCCGACATGCCCAAGGAAGCCTTCGCCGACATGTGGGCCACGCTCCGGCGCGGCGACGCCTGGACCGCCCTGGTCAAGAACCGCCGCGCCGACGGCCGCCACTACTGGGTGCGCGCCAACGTGACGCCGATCCGCCGCGAAGGCGAGGTGCAAGGCTACCTTTCGGTGCGCACGCGCCCGGCGCCGCAAGAGATTGCAGCCGCGGCCGCGTTGTACCAGAGTTTTCGCGAAGGCCGCGCGCGCGGGCTGCGTTTCTACAAGGGCCTGGTGGTGCGCACCGGCCTGATGTCCTGGACCCGCCTGGGCCAGGTCATGCCGGTGCGCTGGCGCCTGCGCGCGGCGCTGGGCGGCGCGGCGGCGGCCTCGCTGGCGGCGCAATGGCTGGCTTCGGGCTCGCCCTTCTCCGCCGCCGGCGCCGTCATGCTGGCGTCGCTGGGCCTGGCCGGCGCCTGGCTGGAATACCGCATTGCCCGGCCGCTGGCCGGCGTGCTGGAGCAAGCCAAGGCGGTCGCCGCCGGCCAGCCGGCCGAGGCGCCGGGACTGAACCGGGCCGACGAAATCGGCCTGCTGCTGCGGGCGGTGAACCAGTCGGGACTGAACCTGCGCGCGCTGCTGGACGATGTCTCGGTGCAGATCGACGGCCTGGCCGAAGCCAATCGGCAGATCGCCGGCGACAACGACGACCTGCGCCACCGCACCGCCGAAACCAATGCCCACCTGCAGCAGACCGCCGCCGCCGCCGAGCAGATGGCGGCGGCCGTACAGCACAGCGCCCAGACCGCGCAGGCGGCCCACGCATTGGCCCGCGAAACCAGCGACACCGCCGCCCGCGGCAGCGAGGTGGTGATGCAGGTGGTGCGCACCATGCGCGAGATCGCGCAGTCGTCGGAGAAGATCGGCGAGATCAATACCCTGATCGACAGCATCGCCTTCCAGACCAACATCCTCGCGCTCAACGCCGCGGTGGAGGCGGCCCGCGCCGGCGAGGCCGGGCGCGGCTTCGCGGTGGTGGCCGGCGAAGTGCGCAACCTGGCCCAGCGCAGCGCGGGCGCGGCGCGCGGCATCAAGCAACTGATCGCCGAGAGCGTCTCCAAGAGCGAGGCCGGCGCGCGCCGGGCCGAGACGGCCGGGCGCGAGATGGGCGTCATCGTCGATGAGGTGCATCGCCTGAGCGCCCTGATCGGCGAGATGTCCACCAGCGCCGGCGAACAGAGCCTGGGCGTGGCCCAGGTCAGCGAATCGGCCCTGATGCTGGACGGCATGACGCAGAAGAACGCCGACATGGTCGAGCACTCGGCCGGGGCGGTCGCCGACATGCAGGCGCGCATGGAGACCCTGGCCAGCGCCGTGGCGGTGTTCGGCCGCCGCTGA
- a CDS encoding 4Fe-4S binding protein translates to MGAAFPMQAANCKQPPGIIVPVVNLKRCEGKADCVPVCPEDVFEVRRIDDADFAALGLLNRFKLRVHGMQVAYTPRADACRACGLCVAACPEHAITLTRR, encoded by the coding sequence ATGGGCGCCGCATTCCCGATGCAGGCCGCCAACTGCAAGCAACCGCCCGGCATCATCGTGCCGGTGGTGAACCTCAAGCGCTGCGAGGGCAAGGCCGACTGCGTGCCGGTATGTCCGGAAGACGTGTTCGAAGTACGCCGCATCGACGACGCCGACTTCGCCGCGCTGGGCCTGCTCAACCGCTTCAAGCTGCGCGTGCACGGCATGCAGGTCGCCTACACGCCGCGCGCCGATGCCTGCCGCGCCTGCGGCCTGTGCGTGGCCGCCTGCCCGGAACACGCCATCACGCTGACCCGGCGCTGA
- a CDS encoding SDR family oxidoreductase, producing the protein MIQLHPIQPTPPVKRPRVVVAGANSPTGRLLLLLLRDSGAHATALVRQPAPLVADEVIENWTGNPRSADAIAGADAVVLLTGVSGADHWAAYEHGMVGTARRVAQAVGARGTRVVYFSSLMADAASDNWYLRAKGMVEQVLVPLSGSVIFRLGPVVRGSPRPLPFEQSLQQAAPDAPVVLYGERMAERTSRPIHLGDVATAAEAAALGMGKSGIYELAGPEEHSLAQLAQLANGCEVAVRTAPLQSLACPALLHSVRDQLARIAAPRDAGAPAATAAQFGLRLTPLSLAWPLDALEA; encoded by the coding sequence ATGATCCAGCTCCACCCCATCCAGCCGACGCCCCCGGTCAAGCGGCCGCGCGTCGTAGTGGCCGGCGCCAACAGCCCGACCGGGCGCCTGCTGCTCCTGCTGCTGCGCGACTCCGGCGCCCACGCCACGGCGCTGGTGCGCCAGCCGGCGCCGCTGGTGGCCGATGAAGTGATCGAGAACTGGACCGGCAACCCGCGCAGCGCCGACGCCATTGCCGGCGCCGACGCCGTGGTGCTGCTGACCGGCGTTTCCGGCGCCGACCACTGGGCCGCCTACGAGCACGGCATGGTCGGCACCGCGCGGCGCGTGGCGCAGGCGGTCGGCGCGCGCGGCACGCGGGTGGTGTATTTCTCCTCGCTGATGGCCGACGCCGCTTCCGACAACTGGTACTTGCGCGCCAAGGGCATGGTCGAACAAGTGCTGGTGCCCTTGTCGGGCAGCGTGATCTTCCGGCTCGGCCCGGTGGTGCGCGGCAGCCCGCGACCCTTGCCGTTCGAGCAGTCGCTGCAGCAAGCGGCGCCGGACGCGCCGGTGGTGCTGTACGGAGAACGGATGGCCGAACGCACCAGCCGTCCGATCCACCTGGGCGACGTGGCGACCGCCGCCGAAGCGGCGGCGCTGGGAATGGGAAAGTCCGGCATCTACGAATTGGCCGGGCCGGAAGAACATAGCCTGGCGCAATTGGCGCAGTTGGCCAATGGCTGCGAGGTGGCGGTGCGCACGGCGCCGCTGCAAAGCCTGGCCTGCCCGGCCCTGCTGCACTCGGTGCGCGACCAGCTCGCGCGCATCGCCGCCCCGCGCGACGCCGGCGCGCCGGCCGCCACCGCGGCGCAATTCGGCCTGCGCCTCACGCCCCTGTCGCTGGCCTGGCCGCTGGACGCGCTGGAGGCCTAG